Proteins encoded by one window of Nocardia goodfellowii:
- a CDS encoding alpha/beta fold hydrolase, protein METVTTPAGIELAFDRIVGGDSGTVILIGGAFSYRRFPKMVELAEKLAADYRLTIINYDRRGRGDSTDSPGVYHVDNEIDDLAALVEAVGGRAELFGWSSGAGLALRAAASGRVPGITKVVAFEPPFVVDHENFVPPADLATTLHALIAADKRAELVRFYMTKGMGVPRVFTWLMRLTPMWKNLLATAPAAAHDWAIMGEFMRGEPLRAADWAGVEAPTLVISGAKSDALLRNAARAITEVLPDARHQELAKLSHNPDISLLAPVAGEFLAAADRPAA, encoded by the coding sequence ATGGAAACTGTGACCACCCCTGCAGGGATCGAGCTCGCTTTCGATCGCATCGTCGGCGGCGACTCCGGAACGGTGATCCTGATCGGCGGCGCGTTCAGTTATCGGCGCTTCCCGAAAATGGTTGAGCTGGCCGAGAAATTGGCGGCGGACTACCGCCTCACGATCATCAATTACGACCGGCGCGGTCGCGGCGACAGCACCGATTCGCCCGGCGTGTACCACGTCGACAACGAGATCGACGACCTCGCGGCGCTGGTCGAGGCGGTGGGCGGCCGGGCCGAACTGTTCGGCTGGTCCTCCGGCGCCGGCCTGGCGTTGCGGGCCGCGGCGTCCGGACGGGTGCCGGGCATCACCAAGGTGGTCGCGTTCGAGCCGCCGTTCGTGGTGGACCACGAGAATTTCGTGCCGCCCGCCGACCTCGCCACCACGCTGCATGCCCTGATCGCGGCGGACAAGCGCGCCGAGTTGGTGCGGTTCTATATGACGAAGGGCATGGGCGTGCCGCGCGTTTTCACTTGGCTGATGCGGCTCACGCCGATGTGGAAGAACCTGCTGGCCACCGCGCCCGCCGCGGCGCACGACTGGGCGATCATGGGTGAGTTCATGCGCGGCGAGCCGTTGCGGGCCGCCGATTGGGCGGGCGTCGAGGCGCCGACCCTGGTCATCTCCGGGGCGAAAAGTGATGCGCTGCTGCGCAACGCCGCCCGCGCCATCACCGAGGTGCTGCCCGATGCCCGGCATCAGGAACTGGCGAAGCTGAGCCACAACCCGGATATCAGCCTCCTGGCGCCGGTTGCGGGCGAATTCCTTGCCGCGGCGGACCGGCCGGCAGCCTGA
- a CDS encoding SDR family oxidoreductase: MLLVTGATGNIGSPLVRELHAAGAGPLRALTRDATRSSFPTGVEPAEADVADQVSLRRVLREVRSMFLVSGVGPDADIIDTARRAGVEHVVLVSSITVRTHPHLAPAAQKSAIEKELQASGMAWTILRPTQFASNSLLWADAIREHRPVRVPYADIGLPTIHPADIASVARVALTEPGHRGRTYALTGPQLVTARDQVATLAAALRRDIDFAEISRAEARAEMLPFFGADAVDAVLDVTGGDVNDELLRVRDTVSAVTGAPARPFRHWAEENAHTFR, encoded by the coding sequence ATGCTGCTCGTCACAGGTGCCACCGGCAATATCGGCAGCCCACTGGTGCGGGAACTGCACGCCGCGGGCGCCGGACCGCTGCGAGCACTCACGCGCGACGCGACGCGGAGCTCGTTCCCCACCGGCGTGGAACCCGCGGAAGCCGATGTGGCCGACCAAGTCTCGCTGCGCCGCGTGCTGCGCGAGGTGCGGTCGATGTTCCTCGTGTCAGGTGTCGGACCGGACGCCGACATCATCGACACCGCCCGCCGAGCAGGCGTCGAACACGTGGTGCTGGTGTCCTCGATCACCGTCCGGACGCACCCCCATCTCGCCCCGGCAGCCCAGAAGTCCGCGATCGAAAAGGAGCTTCAGGCCAGCGGCATGGCGTGGACCATCCTGCGCCCCACCCAGTTCGCGTCGAACAGCCTGCTGTGGGCCGACGCCATCCGCGAACACCGCCCGGTCCGCGTGCCCTACGCCGACATCGGACTCCCCACCATCCACCCCGCCGACATCGCCTCCGTAGCACGGGTGGCGCTCACCGAACCCGGCCACCGGGGCCGGACCTATGCCCTGACCGGCCCGCAGCTCGTCACGGCTCGCGACCAAGTGGCGACCCTCGCCGCCGCCCTGCGCCGGGACATCGATTTCGCCGAGATCAGTCGCGCGGAGGCCCGTGCGGAGATGCTGCCCTTCTTCGGCGCGGACGCCGTAGACGCGGTCCTCGACGTCACCGGCGGAGACGTCAACGACGAGTTGCTGCGCGTCCGCGATACCGTCTCCGCCGTCACCGGTGCCCCAGCCCGGCCCTTCCGCCACTGGGCCGAGGAGAACGCCCACACTTTCCGATGA
- a CDS encoding esterase/lipase family protein has translation MSAWKRRSWVIESLTAAMVLAGAVAAGPGHAEASEDWITAPSGANDWGCVPTARHPEPVVLVHGTWGNQSTWNGLAPQLKDAGVCVFSLNYGRQGFSLRGAEPGVYGTADIRSSAKEIAVFVGRVRAATGAARVDVVAHSQGGPLVRQYLRFEGGAQRGPEVHRLVTIGATHHGTTADGLGYLLPGGSASAPSDAVIARVLGTAATQQLAGSEFLRRLNAAGDTEPGIAYTAIATRVDRVVTPPEATFLRAGPGATVDNVWVQNVCATDTFRHGILPDSPAVSYLVHQALDLRYPGNPCPA, from the coding sequence GTGTCTGCCTGGAAGAGACGTAGCTGGGTGATCGAGAGCCTCACCGCGGCAATGGTGCTCGCGGGAGCTGTCGCCGCGGGCCCCGGGCACGCGGAGGCGAGCGAGGACTGGATCACCGCACCATCGGGTGCGAACGATTGGGGGTGCGTGCCGACGGCGCGGCATCCGGAGCCGGTGGTGCTCGTGCACGGGACGTGGGGAAATCAAAGCACGTGGAACGGGTTGGCACCGCAGTTGAAAGATGCTGGGGTGTGCGTCTTTTCGCTCAACTACGGGCGGCAGGGTTTCAGTCTCAGAGGTGCCGAGCCGGGGGTCTACGGGACCGCCGACATCCGCTCGTCCGCCAAGGAAATCGCCGTGTTCGTCGGCCGGGTGCGTGCGGCCACCGGGGCCGCGCGGGTAGACGTGGTCGCACACTCACAGGGCGGACCGCTGGTGCGGCAGTATCTGCGGTTCGAGGGCGGAGCACAGCGCGGTCCCGAAGTCCATCGGCTCGTCACGATCGGCGCCACCCACCACGGAACCACGGCGGACGGGTTGGGTTATCTGCTGCCCGGCGGCAGCGCGTCCGCACCGTCGGACGCGGTGATCGCGCGGGTGCTCGGCACCGCCGCCACCCAGCAGTTGGCCGGTAGCGAGTTCCTGCGCAGGCTGAACGCGGCGGGTGACACCGAGCCCGGGATCGCCTACACCGCCATCGCCACGCGAGTGGACCGTGTGGTCACTCCGCCGGAAGCCACCTTCCTGCGCGCCGGTCCCGGAGCCACCGTCGACAATGTATGGGTCCAAAACGTTTGTGCCACAGACACTTTTCGCCACGGAATCCTTCCGGACTCCCCCGCGGTTTCCTACCTCGTGCACCAGGCGCTGGACCTGCGGTATCCGGGAAACCCCTGCCCCGCCTAG
- a CDS encoding response regulator gives MIRVLVVDDDFMVAKVHSGYVAKTSGFTVAGVARTGAEALRLIGDLQPDLVLLDIYLPDLDGLTVLRGIRETAEATDVIVISAADDVNTIRTAMRGGVLHYLIKPFTYGALYDQLQHFAALHTKLGEISHAAQSDVDQVFAGRPRTAVTLPKGLTAQTALLVENVLRSVDSDLSAQECADATALSRVSARRYLEHFAETGSAEVRLRYGGTGRPERRYRWIGN, from the coding sequence GTGATCCGCGTGCTGGTCGTCGACGACGACTTCATGGTGGCCAAGGTGCACAGCGGATACGTCGCCAAGACATCGGGTTTCACCGTCGCCGGCGTCGCCCGCACCGGCGCCGAAGCCCTTCGGCTGATCGGCGACCTGCAACCCGATCTGGTACTGCTCGACATCTATCTGCCGGATCTGGACGGCCTCACCGTCCTGCGCGGCATCCGCGAAACCGCCGAAGCCACCGACGTGATCGTCATCAGCGCGGCCGACGACGTCAACACCATCCGCACCGCCATGCGCGGCGGTGTCCTGCACTATCTGATCAAGCCCTTCACCTACGGCGCGCTCTACGACCAACTCCAGCACTTCGCCGCCCTGCACACCAAACTCGGCGAGATCTCGCACGCCGCCCAATCCGATGTCGATCAGGTTTTCGCCGGTCGCCCCCGCACCGCCGTCACCCTGCCGAAAGGCCTCACCGCCCAGACCGCCCTGCTCGTCGAAAACGTGCTGCGCAGCGTTGATTCCGATCTCTCCGCGCAGGAATGCGCCGACGCGACCGCTTTGTCCCGCGTCAGCGCGCGGCGCTACCTGGAGCATTTCGCCGAAACCGGCAGCGCGGAAGTGCGGCTGCGCTACGGCGGCACCGGTCGTCCCGAACGCCGCTACCGCTGGATCGGCAACTGA
- a CDS encoding sensor histidine kinase, with product MGKKGSLARQLLALQLLIVLVLLAAVAAVVVAQVSETFRNTESRRMLGIAEDVAANPSLRVLLADPKQHLLLAPFATAAQVASGADEVVIARADGKVLTSQDPTEINKPLRLADSTVSEGRAWVGEVDDAVVAHVPVIGQGDHRVVGYVAAKKEQPAIWQTLAESFPGLLSLLGIATVLGVAGSLSLSWWVKRQTFGLEPAEIAALVEHREAMLHGVHEGVVGLDQQHRVTLVNDQAKDLLTLGDVVGHSVYELGLNERLLDVFTGKAEGTNLIGLRRGKVLVMNRTLIQWDQRTLGAVVTLRDRTELVRLQDQLTENRNTADTLRAQAHEFSNRLHTIAGLIELGEYDEVARYITRVSANRDQWQAEVTSRIADPAVAALLIAKSSLAAEQGVGLRLSTTSALPEVDPGLSGDIVTVLGNLVDNALDALTGPGWIEVDIRVLDAAVHVVVQDSGPGVAPELAREVFRHGFTTKAAAGGRRGLGLAITRQACVRRGGTVSVHNADGAVFTATLPMQVHA from the coding sequence GTGGGCAAGAAGGGCTCACTGGCACGGCAGCTGCTTGCCCTGCAGTTGCTGATCGTGCTGGTCCTGCTCGCCGCGGTCGCCGCGGTGGTGGTCGCGCAGGTGAGCGAGACGTTCCGCAATACCGAGTCCCGGCGCATGCTGGGTATCGCCGAGGACGTCGCGGCCAACCCGAGTCTGCGGGTGTTGCTGGCCGATCCGAAGCAGCACCTGCTGCTGGCGCCCTTCGCGACCGCCGCCCAAGTCGCTTCCGGCGCCGATGAAGTCGTGATCGCGCGCGCCGACGGCAAGGTGCTCACCTCGCAAGACCCCACGGAGATCAACAAGCCGCTGCGGTTGGCGGACTCCACCGTCAGCGAGGGCCGAGCCTGGGTCGGCGAGGTAGACGACGCGGTGGTCGCGCACGTACCTGTGATCGGACAGGGCGATCATCGGGTCGTCGGCTATGTCGCGGCGAAGAAGGAGCAGCCCGCGATCTGGCAGACCCTCGCCGAATCCTTCCCCGGCCTGCTCAGCCTGCTCGGCATCGCCACCGTGCTCGGCGTCGCCGGATCGTTGTCGCTGTCCTGGTGGGTCAAGCGTCAGACCTTCGGCCTCGAGCCCGCCGAGATCGCGGCGCTGGTCGAGCATCGCGAGGCGATGCTGCACGGCGTGCACGAGGGCGTGGTCGGTCTGGACCAGCAGCATCGGGTCACCCTGGTCAACGATCAGGCCAAAGATCTGCTGACGCTGGGCGATGTGGTCGGGCACAGCGTGTACGAGCTCGGCCTCAACGAACGTCTGCTCGACGTCTTCACCGGAAAAGCCGAGGGCACCAACCTCATCGGCCTGCGCCGCGGCAAAGTGCTGGTGATGAACCGGACCCTCATCCAGTGGGACCAGCGCACCCTGGGCGCGGTGGTGACGCTGCGCGATCGAACCGAGTTGGTGCGGTTGCAGGATCAGCTCACCGAGAATCGCAATACCGCCGACACGTTGCGCGCGCAGGCGCACGAATTCAGCAACCGGCTGCACACCATCGCCGGGCTGATCGAACTCGGCGAATACGACGAGGTGGCCCGCTACATCACCCGGGTCAGCGCCAATCGCGACCAGTGGCAGGCGGAGGTGACCTCGCGGATCGCCGACCCCGCGGTGGCGGCACTGCTCATCGCGAAATCCAGCCTGGCCGCCGAACAGGGTGTGGGACTGCGGCTTTCGACGACCAGCGCACTGCCGGAAGTGGACCCGGGGTTGTCCGGTGACATCGTCACCGTGCTCGGGAATCTGGTCGACAACGCCTTGGACGCGCTCACCGGCCCCGGCTGGATCGAGGTGGATATCCGGGTGCTGGATGCCGCGGTGCACGTGGTGGTCCAGGACTCCGGCCCCGGCGTCGCGCCCGAACTCGCCCGCGAGGTCTTCCGCCACGGTTTCACCACCAAGGCGGCCGCCGGCGGGCGGCGCGGGCTCGGCCTGGCCATCACCCGGCAGGCCTGCGTCCGCCGCGGTGGCACCGTCTCGGTCCACAACGCCGACGGCGCGGTGTTCACCGCGACGCTGCCGATGCAGGTGCACGCGTGA
- a CDS encoding Bug family tripartite tricarboxylate transporter substrate binding protein has protein sequence MKTRKLLTAFVGVCAAVALTACNGAGGSADKLSGVRIMVPNSPGGGYDITARTSAKVMEDAGVARSVEVFNLPGAGGTVGLGRLVGEKGNGKLVMQMGLGVVGSVYTNKSPSKLTDTTPIARLIDEPDIIVVSKNSKYTAIDQLVADWKANPGAVPVGGGSSPGGPDHLAPMLVAKAIGIEPKAVNYVPFDGGGELLASVLGNKIAFGVSGVGEYLDQIQAGELRVLAVTGPKRIDGVNAPTLKEAGINVEFTNWRGVVAPPGISDEQRQDLIDAYTKMHDSAEWKEAVRTNGWGDAFLSGAEFGAFIQQQTDQCGAVLKDLGLA, from the coding sequence GTGAAAACTCGGAAGTTGCTGACCGCGTTCGTCGGTGTCTGCGCGGCCGTCGCCCTGACCGCCTGCAACGGCGCGGGCGGCTCGGCCGACAAGCTGTCCGGTGTCCGGATCATGGTCCCGAATTCGCCCGGCGGCGGCTACGACATCACCGCCCGCACCTCGGCGAAGGTCATGGAGGACGCCGGCGTCGCCCGCTCGGTGGAAGTGTTCAACCTGCCCGGCGCCGGCGGCACCGTGGGTCTGGGCCGGCTGGTCGGGGAGAAGGGCAACGGCAAACTGGTCATGCAGATGGGCCTGGGCGTCGTGGGCAGCGTCTACACGAACAAGTCGCCGTCCAAGCTGACCGACACCACGCCGATCGCCCGGCTCATCGACGAGCCCGACATCATCGTGGTCTCCAAGAACTCCAAGTACACCGCCATTGACCAGCTGGTCGCGGACTGGAAGGCGAACCCGGGCGCGGTCCCGGTCGGCGGCGGTTCCTCGCCCGGCGGCCCGGATCACCTGGCGCCGATGCTGGTAGCCAAGGCCATCGGCATCGAACCGAAAGCGGTCAACTACGTTCCGTTCGACGGTGGCGGCGAGCTGCTGGCCTCGGTGCTCGGCAACAAGATCGCGTTCGGCGTCTCCGGCGTCGGCGAATACCTGGACCAGATCCAGGCCGGTGAACTGCGCGTGCTGGCCGTGACCGGACCCAAGCGCATCGACGGCGTGAACGCGCCGACCTTGAAAGAGGCCGGTATCAATGTCGAATTCACCAACTGGCGTGGTGTGGTCGCGCCGCCCGGGATCAGCGATGAGCAGCGCCAAGACCTGATCGACGCCTACACCAAGATGCACGACTCCGCGGAATGGAAAGAAGCGGTCCGCACCAACGGCTGGGGTGACGCGTTCCTGTCCGGCGCGGAGTTCGGCGCCTTCATTCAGCAGCAGACCGATCAGTGCGGGGCCGTGCTGAAGGATTTGGGGCTGGCATGA